Part of the Methylophaga nitratireducenticrescens genome is shown below.
ATGGTGTTGATCCTCAAAAGTTAATTCAAACATCTTATGGTCTAGGTGAGCATCAGCGTCATTATCCAGAAAAAAATAATTTGCAAACTGATGGGCTTAATGGGCTTTTTGTCGGGAGCGGTATTGTAAGAAAAGGTATCCATCTTTTACTTCAATATTGGAGAGATGCTGATTTGAGCGGTAATCTGGTCATCATCGGCAGCATTGACCCGGCAATTGAGCATATTGTTAAACCTTATCGCGATGATCCACGGTTTGAGTTTATCAATTTCACAACTGATATAGACCAATATTTCAAAAAAGCAGATGTATTTATGTTACCGAGTCTTGAGGAGGGTAGCCCTCTGGTGACCTACCTCGCAATTGGTGCTGGGTTACCTTGCATCGTCTCACCTATGGGGGGGGATGGCGTGATAAGGCATGGGATTGAAGGTTATATTATAGAACCACATGATAAAGAAGGCTGGGTTTCAACACTTTTATCACTTGCTCAACAGCCTTCAAAACGGCGGGAATTATCAATGGCAGCTTATGAACGATCGGAGTATTTCTTGTGGCATAATGTTGGAATGCGTCGAGCAGATGCATTAATGACAAGGATAGGTGAGAAACAATGAAAGTGCTTGTGCTAGGGGGTAGTGGTTTTATTGGCAGTGCACTTGTTGGTGGCTTACTGAATCAAGGGCATCAGGTTAGAGTTTTCGATCGAAATATCGAAGCTGTCAGACAACAATTTCCAGATATTAATGACGTTGTCCAGGCGGATTTTGTAGATGTTATGAGCCTTACAGAGGCTATGAGCGGTGTTGATATAGTTTTTCATCTAATTAGTACATCAGTACCTGCAACATCTAATAAAAATCCGGTTCATGACATTGAGAGTAATCTGGTCAACACGGTAAAGCTTCTAGAATTAATGCGTAACGCTGACGTCAAGCGTATTGTTTACCTTTCCTCTGGTGGTACTGTTTATGGCACACCTAAAAGTTTGCCAATTACCGAAAATCATTCTACTAATCCGACATGTAGTTATGGCATCGTAAAGCTTGCCATCGAAAAGTATCTTCTAATGTATGCTGAACTTTATCAGCTTGATGCTACTATTCTAAGACCTTCAAACCCATATGGACCTGGGCAAACACACAAAGGTGTGCAGGGTTTTATTGGAACCTGCATTGACAAAATCAATGACGGGCAACCCATCACAGTATGGGGTGATGGAAGTGTTGTCAGAGATTACGTATACATAGACGACGTTGTTTCGGCATGTCTTGCTACCATGAAAGGCCAGCAAAGAGGTCCTCTCAATATTTCCAGCGGTGTCGGTTATTCACTTAATCAAATCATCAATATGATTGAAAAGTACAAAGGCGAAGAGGTTGAAGTTGTTTATCAATCAAAACGAAGCTTTGATATACCGGAAGTGATTCTGGATAACCAGTTAGCTAAAAAATCACTCGGCTGGGTTCCACAAACACCGATTGAGCGGGGCTTGAACCTTACACTTCAGCACGGTTTGAAATAATAGCAAAAAAAGAATTCTATTTTGCCAAATGTAATTGCTTATAGCTCAC
Proteins encoded:
- a CDS encoding NAD-dependent epimerase/dehydratase family protein gives rise to the protein MKVLVLGGSGFIGSALVGGLLNQGHQVRVFDRNIEAVRQQFPDINDVVQADFVDVMSLTEAMSGVDIVFHLISTSVPATSNKNPVHDIESNLVNTVKLLELMRNADVKRIVYLSSGGTVYGTPKSLPITENHSTNPTCSYGIVKLAIEKYLLMYAELYQLDATILRPSNPYGPGQTHKGVQGFIGTCIDKINDGQPITVWGDGSVVRDYVYIDDVVSACLATMKGQQRGPLNISSGVGYSLNQIINMIEKYKGEEVEVVYQSKRSFDIPEVILDNQLAKKSLGWVPQTPIERGLNLTLQHGLK
- a CDS encoding glycosyltransferase family 4 protein, encoding MDEKLTFRLLACDARHITPYGIGYASDSIAIAMNNPKTKCSILSYFNDMGYDNTLRIPLFTNHLVYTFSRKLLSENRLHNLLTCKLMANLKNNEAVHFWTGCPHKLYVKAKKKNKLILHEAINTHQTSARQILESEYQSLGLGAFEGISESAIVVENQKLSISDYIFCPSPNVTRSMLENGVDPQKLIQTSYGLGEHQRHYPEKNNLQTDGLNGLFVGSGIVRKGIHLLLQYWRDADLSGNLVIIGSIDPAIEHIVKPYRDDPRFEFINFTTDIDQYFKKADVFMLPSLEEGSPLVTYLAIGAGLPCIVSPMGGDGVIRHGIEGYIIEPHDKEGWVSTLLSLAQQPSKRRELSMAAYERSEYFLWHNVGMRRADALMTRIGEKQ